The Staphylococcus sp. KG4-3 genome has a window encoding:
- the dltB gene encoding D-alanyl-lipoteichoic acid biosynthesis protein DltB produces MIPYGTFTFFLIAFIVLIPVIILGLAGKRSRIYNGISTAIMIVLIFSSDKHNLFGQAYLSVQLINFVLYLLWQVAIIMFYWKSRSKNNSFIKFFAVIVLSILPLVVVKVMQSSWFGAAQLKLHENKVIEFIGFLGISYVTFKSVQLLMEIRDGSIKEVKATKVFQFISFFPTISSGPIDRYKRFVKDESKIQSSESYRASLNKAIHFIMLGFLYKYIIAYLIQVYAINPLMLDFSNFTAKWLYMYAYSLYLFFDFAGYSLFAMAFSYLYGIQTPQNFKQPFKAKNIKDFWNRWHMSLSFWFRDCIYMRSLFFMSKKRLLKNQFTMSNIAFSLNFLIMGIWHGIEVHYILYGLYHAILFIGYGYYEKWRKNHPPRWSNQYTSMLSIIVTFHFVTFGFLIFSGKLF; encoded by the coding sequence ATGATCCCATATGGTACATTTACGTTCTTTCTTATAGCATTTATAGTCTTAATTCCGGTAATTATATTAGGTTTAGCTGGAAAAAGAAGCCGTATTTATAATGGTATAAGTACAGCTATTATGATTGTGCTCATTTTTTCCTCAGATAAACATAATTTGTTTGGCCAAGCATATTTAAGTGTTCAACTTATAAACTTTGTTTTATATCTATTATGGCAAGTAGCAATCATTATGTTTTATTGGAAATCACGTTCAAAAAACAACTCATTTATAAAGTTTTTCGCGGTTATTGTTTTATCAATCTTGCCACTTGTAGTAGTGAAAGTAATGCAAAGTTCATGGTTTGGTGCTGCACAATTAAAGCTCCATGAAAATAAAGTAATTGAATTTATAGGTTTCTTAGGTATTTCTTATGTTACTTTCAAAAGTGTTCAATTATTAATGGAAATTCGTGATGGTTCAATAAAAGAAGTGAAAGCTACTAAAGTATTTCAATTTATTTCGTTTTTCCCTACAATTTCATCTGGTCCAATTGACCGTTACAAACGTTTTGTTAAAGATGAAAGTAAAATACAAAGTAGCGAAAGTTATCGAGCGTCACTTAATAAAGCAATACATTTCATCATGTTAGGTTTTTTATATAAATACATTATTGCTTATTTAATACAAGTTTATGCAATTAATCCATTAATGTTAGATTTTTCAAATTTCACTGCTAAATGGTTATATATGTATGCATATAGTTTGTATTTATTCTTTGATTTCGCTGGTTATTCATTATTTGCGATGGCGTTTAGCTATTTATATGGCATACAGACGCCACAAAACTTTAAGCAACCGTTTAAAGCAAAGAATATTAAAGATTTTTGGAATAGATGGCATATGTCCTTATCTTTTTGGTTTAGAGATTGTATCTATATGAGATCGTTATTTTTTATGTCGAAAAAACGCTTATTAAAAAATCAATTTACAATGTCTAATATTGCTTTCTCATTAAACTTTTTAATTATGGGTATTTGGCATGGTATTGAAGTTCATTATATTTTGTATGGTTTATATCACGCAATTTTGTTTATTGGTTATGGTTATTATGAAAAATGGCGGAAAAATCATCCGCCAAGATGGTCTAACCAATATACATCAATGTTAAGTATTATTGTTACATTCCATTTTGTAACGTTTGGTTTTCTTATCTTTTCT